The Tenrec ecaudatus isolate mTenEca1 chromosome 6, mTenEca1.hap1, whole genome shotgun sequence genome has a window encoding:
- the SYCE3 gene encoding synaptonemal complex central element protein 3 — protein MADSDPADINYDDMLKMLSDLNKDLEKLLEEMEKISVQATWMAYDMVVIRTNPTLAESMRRLEDAFLNCKEEMEKNWQELLNETKQKP, from the exons ATGGCTGATTCTGACCCTGCGGACATAAACTATGATGATATGCTGAAAATGCTGTCAGACCTGAACAAGGACTTGGAAAAGCTACTGGAAGAGATGGAGAAAATCTCAG TGCAAGCCACCTGGATGGCCTATGACATGGTGGTGATCCGCACCAACCCCACGCTGGCCGAGTCCATGCGGCGTCTGGAGGATGCCTTCCTCAACTGCAAGGAGGAGATGGAGAAGAACTGGCAGGAGCTCCTCAACGAGACCAAGCAGAAGCCATAG